One Serinicoccus chungangensis genomic window carries:
- a CDS encoding MauE/DoxX family redox-associated membrane protein → MSALAAACAWAVGAVLLASGLSHTRAPGSTRAALQAHGTLPAPTHRWLALGLGPVELVLAVGLLAAGAGLLGGPGVRALALGAAALCLGFAAYLRVVRRRTHGQEVPCGCGLGTAPVTGWSVLRAGLLAAFALVTLALPTGPWTAAPGAPVWAQVVVAAGGGLALAVATAALPAARAVPAGLTTLTGAAR, encoded by the coding sequence GTGAGTGCGCTCGCGGCGGCGTGCGCGTGGGCCGTCGGGGCCGTGCTGCTCGCCTCCGGCCTGTCGCACACCCGGGCGCCCGGGTCGACGCGGGCCGCGCTGCAGGCCCACGGGACCCTGCCGGCCCCCACCCACCGGTGGCTCGCCCTCGGGCTGGGCCCCGTCGAGCTCGTGCTGGCCGTCGGCCTGCTCGCGGCCGGGGCGGGTCTGCTCGGCGGCCCGGGCGTCCGCGCCCTCGCCCTCGGTGCCGCCGCGCTCTGCCTGGGTTTCGCGGCCTACCTCCGGGTGGTGCGGCGGCGCACCCACGGGCAGGAGGTCCCCTGCGGCTGCGGGCTCGGCACCGCCCCGGTCACCGGCTGGAGCGTGCTGCGGGCCGGTCTGCTGGCCGCCTTCGCGCTCGTGACGCTGGCGCTGCCGACCGGCCCGTGGACCGCCGCCCCCGGCGCACCGGTCTGGGCCCAGGTCGTCGTGGCGGCCGGCGGCGGGCTGGCGCTCGCCGTGGCCACGGCCGCGCTGCCCGCCGCCCGGGCGGTCCCCGCCGGGCTCACCACCCTGACCGGGGCGGCGCGATGA
- a CDS encoding App1 family protein, which yields MARPHIAAQLEDSVRRRTSSSLRRRGWHERLFGYTGYGTPDRGRVFARVLLSRHEPEESRTALTHAQDSLLDIAQRGWRLFLTAPAVGVTVHVRLGQAHATARTDRGGYVDVELPRHGLGPGWQEAHLDLGNGDSLTVSVLVVDPAEGVGLVSDIDDTVMVTHLPRMFIAGWNTFVRSEQVRQAVPGMSAMYRALLADDPGMPVFYLSTGAWNTAPALTRFLRRHDFPVGPMLLTDWGPTNTGWFRSGQEHKEAELRRLREDFPGMRWILVGDDGQHDPVIYGEFAQEHPEAVEAICLRELTPAEQVLSSGLPVATDQLLGKRVQVPMLKASNGFGLHQLLVGARSRTRPAEES from the coding sequence ATGGCGCGTCCCCACATCGCCGCCCAGCTCGAGGACTCCGTCCGACGGCGCACGAGCTCCAGCCTGCGTCGACGCGGCTGGCACGAGCGGTTGTTCGGCTACACCGGCTACGGCACGCCCGACCGGGGCCGGGTCTTCGCCCGGGTGCTGCTGTCGCGGCACGAGCCGGAGGAGTCGCGCACCGCGCTCACGCACGCGCAGGACTCGCTGCTCGACATCGCCCAGCGCGGCTGGCGGCTGTTCCTCACCGCGCCCGCCGTGGGGGTGACGGTCCACGTGCGGCTCGGGCAGGCGCATGCCACGGCCCGCACCGACCGCGGTGGCTACGTCGACGTCGAGCTGCCCCGGCACGGCCTCGGTCCGGGCTGGCAGGAGGCGCACCTCGACCTCGGCAACGGTGACTCGCTCACGGTGTCGGTGCTGGTCGTCGATCCGGCCGAGGGGGTCGGCCTGGTCAGCGACATCGACGACACGGTGATGGTGACCCACCTGCCTCGCATGTTCATCGCGGGGTGGAACACCTTCGTCCGCTCCGAGCAGGTGCGGCAGGCGGTGCCCGGCATGAGCGCGATGTACCGCGCCCTGCTCGCCGACGACCCGGGCATGCCGGTGTTCTACCTGTCGACCGGGGCGTGGAACACCGCGCCCGCCCTCACCCGCTTCCTGCGGCGCCACGACTTCCCGGTCGGTCCGATGCTGCTCACCGACTGGGGGCCGACCAACACCGGGTGGTTCCGGTCCGGGCAGGAGCACAAGGAGGCCGAGCTGCGGCGGCTGCGCGAGGACTTCCCCGGGATGCGCTGGATCCTCGTCGGTGACGACGGCCAGCACGACCCGGTGATCTACGGCGAGTTCGCCCAGGAGCACCCGGAGGCGGTCGAGGCGATCTGCCTGCGCGAGCTGACCCCCGCCGAGCAGGTCCTCTCCAGCGGTCTCCCGGTCGCGACCGACCAGCTGCTGGGCAAGCGCGTGCAGGTGCCGATGCTCAAGGCGTCCAACGGCTTCGGGCTGCACCAGCTCCTCGTCGGCGCCCGCAGCCGCACCCGGCCGGCGGAGGAGTCCTGA
- a CDS encoding Fpg/Nei family DNA glycosylase, whose amino-acid sequence MPELPEVQALTNFLSDRVTGRVVTDTELGSIAVLKTFDPPPSALVGAPVDAVRRHGKFVDLDVDGTHLVFHLARAGWLRWYDEVPRTQVRPGRSPIALRVRLDDGAGFDLTEAGTKKGLAAYVVTDPAQVPGVATLGPDPLADDFDEAAFAALLRGRRTQVKGVLRDQSILAGVGNAYSDEILHAARLSPFALAAGLTPEQVGELYRALRTTLEAAVMAAEGKPAAALKDAKRAGMNVHGRTGEACPVCGDTVREVSFADSSLQYCPTCQTGGKPLADRRMSRLLR is encoded by the coding sequence ATGCCCGAGCTGCCGGAGGTGCAGGCCCTCACGAACTTCCTGTCCGACCGGGTCACCGGGCGGGTCGTCACCGACACCGAGCTCGGGTCGATCGCCGTGCTCAAGACCTTCGACCCTCCGCCCTCCGCCCTCGTCGGGGCGCCGGTCGACGCGGTCCGCCGCCACGGCAAGTTCGTCGACCTCGACGTCGACGGCACCCACCTGGTCTTCCACCTGGCCCGGGCGGGATGGTTGAGGTGGTACGACGAGGTCCCCCGGACGCAGGTGCGGCCCGGGCGCAGCCCCATCGCCCTGCGGGTGCGGCTGGACGACGGCGCCGGCTTCGACCTCACCGAGGCAGGGACCAAGAAGGGCCTCGCGGCGTATGTCGTGACCGACCCGGCCCAGGTGCCCGGGGTGGCGACACTGGGCCCGGACCCGCTGGCCGACGACTTCGACGAGGCCGCGTTCGCCGCGCTGCTGCGAGGGCGGCGCACCCAGGTCAAGGGCGTGCTGCGGGACCAGTCCATCCTCGCCGGGGTCGGCAACGCCTACTCCGACGAGATCCTGCACGCGGCCCGGCTCTCGCCCTTCGCGCTGGCGGCCGGCCTGACCCCGGAGCAGGTCGGCGAGCTCTACCGGGCGCTGCGCACGACCCTGGAGGCGGCGGTGATGGCGGCCGAGGGCAAGCCCGCCGCCGCCCTGAAGGACGCCAAGCGTGCCGGCATGAACGTCCACGGCCGCACCGGGGAGGCCTGCCCGGTGTGCGGCGACACCGTGCGCGAGGTCTCCTTCGCCGACTCCTCGCTGCAGTACTGCCCCACCTGCCAGACCGGCGGCAAGCCCCTCGCCGACCGCCGCATGTCGCGCCTCCTGCGCTGA
- a CDS encoding HAD family hydrolase, which produces MVVRHLVEDGERATDTIGELLAATEDELVVVGRRGEVRIRQVDVVAAKPVPDRPWRVAAFLRRAGVAVLDLDGVPLLGPVEQLLASLAADGIPVVLLTDGSDRLTSELERAGLEHLAVLQGHASGPRGATPEPEAYAAAHAAVERRLGRPVAPSEVAFTDDRRDHVDAARAFGWRGQLFTLPR; this is translated from the coding sequence GTGGTGGTGCGCCACCTCGTCGAGGACGGTGAGCGAGCGACCGACACCATCGGCGAGCTGCTCGCCGCCACCGAGGACGAGCTGGTCGTCGTCGGCCGGCGTGGAGAGGTGCGCATCCGGCAGGTGGACGTCGTCGCCGCCAAACCCGTGCCTGACCGCCCCTGGCGGGTCGCCGCGTTCCTGCGACGTGCCGGCGTGGCCGTGCTCGACCTCGACGGGGTGCCGCTCCTCGGCCCGGTCGAGCAGCTGCTGGCCTCGCTGGCGGCGGACGGCATACCCGTCGTCCTGCTCACCGACGGCAGCGACCGCCTCACGAGCGAGCTGGAGCGTGCCGGGCTCGAGCACCTCGCTGTCCTCCAGGGCCACGCATCCGGGCCGAGGGGCGCCACGCCCGAGCCCGAGGCGTATGCCGCGGCGCACGCCGCCGTCGAACGTCGACTGGGCCGCCCGGTGGCGCCGTCGGAGGTCGCCTTCACCGACGACCGCCGCGACCACGTCGACGCCGCCCGTGCCTTCGGCTGGCGGGGACAGCTGTTCACGCTCCCCCGCTGA
- a CDS encoding rhodanese-like domain-containing protein — protein sequence MSDIPSIPVSDVADDAVVIDVREPEEWAAGHAPGAVHLPLGDIPARIDELPETSTSLPVVCRSGGRSGRAVEWLVQQGFDVVNVEGGMQAWSRAGKSMVGGSDGQEPTVV from the coding sequence ATGAGCGACATCCCCAGCATCCCCGTCAGCGACGTCGCGGACGACGCCGTCGTCATCGACGTCCGCGAGCCCGAGGAGTGGGCGGCCGGCCACGCACCCGGCGCCGTCCACCTCCCCCTCGGCGACATCCCCGCCCGCATCGACGAGCTGCCCGAGACCTCCACGTCGCTGCCGGTCGTCTGCCGCAGCGGTGGGCGGTCGGGACGGGCCGTGGAGTGGCTCGTGCAGCAGGGTTTCGACGTCGTCAACGTCGAGGGCGGCATGCAGGCGTGGAGCCGGGCCGGCAAGAGCATGGTCGGCGGGTCCGACGGCCAGGAGCCGACGGTCGTCTGA
- a CDS encoding SAF domain-containing protein: MTTATSGATASRLPARSRDKRPALALLALLLVLVGALGSALLVYRTGNRVQVLVAAQTIQQGAEVTEDDFSVAEIAFEDGAQVVSAESLPQFVGSQAVSTIPQGSLVSGQMFTPSELAEPGVQQVGVVVASPGRPADAMRAGDIVRVFATAPESAVAAAEDAEQLVEAAKVVAVGPVVDTSDTIHVTLLLPEDAAPAVVAASATGTVALSLLPADTTPVVDWRTE; this comes from the coding sequence ATGACCACCGCCACCTCTGGCGCGACAGCGTCACGCCTGCCCGCGCGCAGCCGCGACAAGCGCCCTGCGCTGGCCCTGCTGGCGCTCCTGCTGGTCCTCGTGGGGGCGCTCGGCAGCGCGCTGCTCGTCTACCGCACCGGCAACCGCGTGCAGGTCCTCGTCGCGGCCCAGACGATCCAGCAGGGGGCGGAGGTGACCGAGGACGACTTCAGCGTCGCCGAGATCGCCTTCGAGGACGGTGCCCAGGTGGTGAGCGCCGAGTCGCTGCCGCAGTTCGTCGGCTCGCAGGCGGTGAGCACCATCCCGCAGGGCAGCCTCGTCTCGGGCCAGATGTTCACCCCGTCCGAGCTGGCCGAGCCGGGGGTCCAGCAGGTCGGCGTGGTCGTGGCGTCCCCGGGGCGGCCGGCCGACGCGATGCGGGCCGGTGACATCGTGCGCGTCTTCGCCACGGCCCCCGAGTCGGCGGTGGCGGCCGCCGAGGACGCGGAGCAGCTGGTCGAGGCCGCCAAGGTGGTCGCGGTCGGTCCGGTCGTCGACACCAGCGACACCATCCACGTCACGCTGCTCCTGCCCGAGGACGCCGCGCCCGCCGTCGTCGCCGCGAGCGCGACCGGCACCGTGGCGCTGTCGTTGCTGCCGGCCGACACCACGCCGGTGGTCGACTGGCGCACGGAGTGA
- a CDS encoding CpaF family protein yields MTTSSTPLLAGASPEQQAEMNQLVRTLRSQVADRLNQQRRRDEVAGRSPMSSEDERHFARSLIVQVLEDHATLMITEGRVPPTAEEEERVAAAIHAALFGVGRLQPLLEDREVENIDINGCDRVFVGYADGHEEIAPPVADSDEELIELIQILAANVGLTSRPFDSANPQLDLRLPDGSRLSAVMGVCQRPSLSIRRARLGQVSLEDLLATQTFSEDVMRFLKAAVAARKNIMIAGATNSGKTTMLRAMAAEIPSEERLITVERALELGLDKFEDQHPNVVAFEERLPNSEGVGMVTMAELVRRSLRMNPSRVIVGEVLGDEIVTMLNAMSQGNDGSLSTIHANSSMEVFNRIATYALQAEENLPVEATHMLIAGSINFVVFMRKKNEHATGGGLMRGVQSIREVTGVDGRVLSSEVFAAGPDGVARAKAPIECIDDLVPFGYTPTPVTRWD; encoded by the coding sequence ATGACCACGTCCTCGACCCCCCTGCTGGCGGGCGCGAGCCCCGAGCAGCAGGCGGAGATGAACCAGCTGGTCCGCACCCTGCGCTCGCAGGTCGCCGACCGGCTCAACCAGCAGCGCCGCCGCGACGAGGTCGCCGGCCGCTCGCCCATGAGCAGCGAGGACGAGCGGCACTTCGCCCGCTCCCTCATCGTCCAGGTCCTCGAGGACCACGCCACCCTCATGATCACCGAGGGACGGGTGCCGCCCACCGCGGAGGAGGAGGAGCGGGTCGCCGCGGCGATCCACGCCGCGCTCTTCGGCGTCGGCCGGCTGCAGCCGCTGCTGGAGGACCGCGAGGTCGAGAACATCGACATCAACGGCTGCGACCGGGTCTTCGTGGGGTACGCCGACGGTCACGAGGAGATCGCGCCCCCGGTCGCGGACAGCGACGAGGAGCTCATCGAGCTCATCCAGATCCTCGCGGCCAACGTGGGTCTGACCTCCCGACCCTTCGACTCGGCCAACCCGCAGCTGGACCTGCGGCTGCCGGACGGCTCCCGGCTATCGGCCGTCATGGGCGTCTGCCAGCGGCCGTCGCTGTCGATCCGCCGGGCCCGGCTCGGCCAGGTCAGCCTGGAGGACCTGCTGGCGACCCAGACCTTCAGCGAGGACGTCATGCGCTTCCTCAAGGCGGCGGTCGCGGCCCGCAAGAACATCATGATCGCGGGGGCCACCAACTCGGGAAAGACCACGATGCTGCGCGCGATGGCCGCGGAGATCCCGTCCGAGGAACGGCTCATCACCGTGGAGCGGGCGCTGGAGCTGGGGCTGGACAAGTTCGAGGACCAGCACCCCAACGTCGTCGCCTTCGAGGAGCGGCTGCCCAACTCCGAGGGTGTGGGCATGGTGACGATGGCCGAGCTGGTGCGCCGCAGCCTGCGGATGAACCCCTCACGGGTCATCGTCGGCGAGGTGCTGGGCGACGAGATCGTCACCATGCTCAACGCGATGAGCCAGGGCAACGACGGCTCCCTGTCGACGATCCACGCCAACTCCTCGATGGAGGTCTTCAACCGCATCGCGACGTATGCCCTGCAGGCGGAGGAGAACCTCCCGGTCGAGGCGACGCACATGCTCATCGCGGGCTCCATCAACTTCGTCGTCTTCATGCGCAAGAAGAACGAGCACGCGACCGGCGGTGGCCTCATGCGCGGGGTGCAGTCGATCCGGGAGGTCACCGGCGTCGACGGCCGGGTGCTCTCCTCGGAGGTCTTCGCGGCCGGACCGGACGGCGTGGCCCGGGCCAAGGCGCCCATCGAGTGCATCGACGACCTGGTGCCCTTCGGCTACACGCCGACGCCGGTCACCCGGTGGGACTGA
- a CDS encoding type II secretion system F family protein: MGQLYTLLLPMATGAVVGLGLYVAVLAVVGLPERDPSTPRRFENVTLGGVSRRLVAGVVVGLLVLLLTRWVVAAVGIGLLAGLWDQLTGDSRAETAGINKLEALATWTESLRDTIAGAVGLEQAIPATAVNAGPSIRSSLNLLVDRLRIREPLSEALIDFAEDLDDPSADVICSALVLNARLRGPGLRDVLGALAVSTREELDMRRRISASRRSIRRSVKIIVIIVLSVMGGLALFNRVYVEPYSSLAGQGVLLVVAGLFAGGLLWMRKLSEPQKLSRFLVVNRAARARDMEQLLDDVREGAQTGRSGRGGRR, encoded by the coding sequence ATGGGCCAGCTCTACACGCTGCTCCTGCCCATGGCGACCGGTGCGGTCGTCGGGCTGGGGCTCTACGTCGCCGTCCTCGCGGTGGTCGGCCTGCCCGAGCGCGACCCGTCCACGCCGCGGCGCTTCGAGAACGTCACGCTGGGCGGGGTCAGCCGTCGCCTCGTCGCCGGCGTCGTGGTCGGCCTGCTCGTGCTCCTGCTGACCCGCTGGGTGGTGGCCGCGGTCGGGATCGGGCTGCTCGCCGGGCTGTGGGACCAGCTCACCGGCGACTCCCGCGCCGAGACCGCCGGCATCAACAAGCTCGAGGCGCTGGCCACGTGGACCGAGTCGTTGCGCGACACCATCGCCGGGGCCGTCGGGCTGGAGCAGGCCATCCCCGCCACGGCCGTCAACGCCGGGCCCTCCATCCGGTCCTCGCTCAACCTCCTCGTCGACCGGCTGCGCATCCGCGAGCCGCTGTCGGAGGCCCTCATCGACTTCGCCGAGGACCTCGACGACCCCTCCGCCGACGTCATCTGCTCGGCGCTCGTGCTCAACGCGCGGCTGCGCGGGCCGGGCCTGCGCGACGTCCTGGGCGCGCTCGCGGTGTCCACCCGCGAGGAGCTGGACATGCGACGGCGCATCTCCGCCAGCCGGCGCTCCATCCGGCGCTCGGTGAAGATCATCGTCATCATCGTGCTGTCCGTCATGGGCGGCCTGGCGCTCTTCAACCGGGTCTACGTCGAGCCCTACTCCAGCCTGGCCGGCCAGGGCGTGCTGCTCGTCGTGGCGGGCCTGTTCGCCGGCGGCCTGCTCTGGATGCGCAAGCTGTCCGAGCCGCAGAAGCTCAGCCGCTTCCTCGTGGTCAACCGGGCGGCCCGGGCGCGGGACATGGAGCAGCTGCTCGACGACGTCCGGGAGGGCGCCCAGACCGGGCGCTCGGGCCGCGGGGGCCGACGGTGA
- a CDS encoding type II secretion system F family protein, whose amino-acid sequence MVWPMLAGGLVGLGVYLFIRTLLRPRPGVATLVARIDAGSRSMQTHTLSEYDTSFADMSSRGRSVMTGLADRFEVLAAQRGWQMSRHRADLTILNRSVGAMLALKVVSGTMLLLVGPLVWGALRLGGLDVGPSMPLGLGLLLGLLGFFLPDVSLRAEAEQRRREFRRTVGIFLDLVAMNLAGGRGLPEALLAASSVSDHWSVVRIRQTLANARLFGTTPWEALGRLGKDIGLEELESLSGALVLAADDGAKIRQSLSARATTMRRKALSEAEGDEGERSQSMLIAQMLLVVAFLVYLAYPALVALMTEQAI is encoded by the coding sequence ATGGTCTGGCCGATGCTGGCCGGGGGCCTCGTCGGCCTGGGCGTCTACCTCTTCATCCGCACCCTGCTGCGTCCCCGGCCCGGGGTGGCGACCCTCGTGGCCCGGATCGACGCGGGGTCGCGCTCGATGCAGACGCACACGCTCTCGGAGTACGACACGTCGTTCGCCGACATGAGCAGCCGTGGCCGCTCGGTCATGACGGGTCTCGCGGACCGCTTCGAGGTGCTGGCCGCCCAGCGTGGCTGGCAGATGAGCCGGCACCGCGCCGACCTCACGATCCTCAACCGCAGCGTCGGCGCCATGCTGGCGCTCAAGGTCGTGAGCGGCACGATGCTGCTCCTCGTGGGACCCCTGGTGTGGGGGGCGCTGCGGCTCGGTGGCCTGGACGTCGGCCCGTCCATGCCCCTCGGCCTGGGGCTCCTGCTGGGCCTGCTCGGCTTCTTCCTGCCCGACGTCTCGCTGCGGGCCGAGGCCGAGCAGCGGCGGCGGGAGTTCCGCCGGACGGTGGGGATCTTCCTCGACCTGGTCGCGATGAACCTCGCCGGCGGCCGGGGGCTCCCCGAGGCGCTCCTCGCGGCCTCCTCGGTGAGCGACCACTGGTCCGTGGTCCGCATCCGCCAGACCCTGGCCAACGCGCGGCTCTTCGGCACCACCCCCTGGGAGGCCCTCGGGCGGCTCGGCAAGGACATCGGTCTGGAGGAGCTGGAGAGCCTGTCCGGCGCGCTGGTCCTGGCCGCCGACGACGGGGCGAAGATCCGCCAGTCCCTGTCCGCCCGCGCCACGACCATGCGCCGCAAGGCGCTGTCCGAGGCCGAGGGCGACGAGGGGGAGCGCTCCCAGTCCATGCTCATCGCCCAGATGCTGCTCGTGGTGGCGTTCCTGGTCTACCTCGCCTATCCGGCCCTGGTCGCGCTCATGACCGAGCAGGCCATCTGA
- a CDS encoding TadE/TadG family type IV pilus assembly protein has translation MPLRRRPQVRTRREVGRGVDRGSSALELAIVAPVLLSLIFFSLQAAFFFYGRAAATHAAREGVSMLRLAEDRSDYAALQPDALARTERFAANVGGPGLVDPEVGSTYVEEGDGTARVTVTVSGRVITLVPGLRLTATADASGTVERFLEPELAP, from the coding sequence ATGCCCCTCCGCCGTCGCCCGCAGGTGCGGACGCGGCGGGAGGTCGGCCGGGGCGTCGACCGCGGCAGCTCGGCGCTGGAGCTGGCGATCGTCGCGCCGGTCCTGCTCTCGCTGATCTTCTTCAGCCTGCAGGCGGCGTTCTTCTTCTACGGCCGGGCCGCCGCCACGCACGCCGCCAGGGAAGGGGTGTCCATGCTCCGGCTCGCCGAGGACCGCTCCGACTACGCCGCGCTGCAGCCCGACGCGCTGGCCCGCACCGAGCGCTTCGCCGCCAACGTCGGCGGGCCGGGCCTCGTGGATCCCGAGGTGGGCAGCACCTACGTCGAGGAGGGTGACGGCACCGCCCGGGTGACGGTGACGGTGAGCGGCCGGGTCATCACGCTCGTGCCGGGCCTGCGGCTCACCGCCACCGCCGACGCCTCCGGGACCGTGGAGCGCTTCCTCGAGCCCGAGCTCGCCCCCTGA
- a CDS encoding TadE/TadG family type IV pilus assembly protein, which translates to MGRHTATRERGSIALEFAFAAPIVLLMLALAWTFGRVAWANGHLEAGTRDAARVATQARSLPEARTSAMAVLQENTRAIDGCPASLTVQITGDFEPGSTLTVQASCSYALSDIGMPGAPGRVSPSSSFASVVDQYRGVDP; encoded by the coding sequence ATGGGACGGCATACCGCCACCCGGGAGCGCGGGTCCATCGCGCTCGAGTTCGCCTTCGCCGCGCCCATCGTGCTGCTCATGCTGGCCCTGGCCTGGACCTTCGGCCGGGTGGCCTGGGCCAACGGCCACCTCGAGGCCGGCACCCGCGACGCCGCCCGGGTCGCCACCCAGGCCCGCTCCCTGCCCGAGGCCCGCACCAGCGCGATGGCGGTCCTGCAGGAGAACACCCGGGCGATCGACGGGTGCCCGGCCAGCCTGACGGTGCAGATCACCGGCGACTTCGAGCCCGGCTCCACCCTGACGGTGCAGGCCAGCTGCAGCTACGCCCTGTCCGACATCGGTATGCCCGGCGCCCCGGGGCGGGTCTCCCCCTCATCCTCCTTCGCCTCGGTCGTGGACCAGTACCGCGGGGTCGACCCGTGA
- a CDS encoding Tad domain-containing protein: protein MRRLVRVLRSGGERGSILPVIPVVALSLLLIAGLVIDASRQLNARSQAVAYAEEAARAGAQAVEPEPPATLDPQQARRNVGDYCAQVLRRSAVTSCGVTDIEPASDSPRPYTMVVRVETQIPTTLLGMVGVRSLSASGVGRAEPVAGELLDPPAPPDPEPDPGPDPEPGPPPDPEPGPPADPEPGPPADPEPGPPAP, encoded by the coding sequence GTGAGGCGGCTCGTGCGCGTGCTGCGCTCCGGCGGGGAGCGCGGGTCCATCCTCCCGGTCATCCCGGTCGTGGCGCTCTCGTTGCTGCTCATCGCCGGGCTGGTCATCGACGCCTCCCGACAGCTCAACGCGCGCAGCCAGGCGGTCGCCTACGCCGAGGAGGCCGCGCGCGCCGGGGCGCAGGCCGTCGAGCCGGAGCCCCCCGCCACCCTGGACCCGCAGCAGGCGCGACGCAACGTCGGCGACTACTGCGCCCAGGTGCTGCGGCGCAGCGCGGTGACCAGCTGCGGCGTCACCGACATCGAGCCGGCGAGCGACAGCCCACGGCCCTACACGATGGTCGTGCGGGTGGAGACGCAGATCCCCACGACCCTGCTGGGCATGGTGGGCGTGCGCAGCCTCAGCGCCTCCGGTGTCGGGCGTGCCGAGCCCGTGGCCGGGGAGCTGCTCGACCCGCCGGCGCCGCCCGACCCGGAGCCGGACCCCGGGCCCGACCCCGAACCCGGACCGCCGCCCGACCCGGAGCCCGGACCCCCCGCCGACCCCGAGCCAGGACCGCCGGCCGACCCCGAGCCAGGACCCCCCGCACCGTGA